The sequence CGTTGTTGATAAGCAGTTATGGCAGATGAAAGGTTTGTTAAGTTAGTTAATAAAAACCAGCCTTCAGTCGTTTGCTTTTGGCGGTAGTTTCGTTTCCACTTACACGCTACATTAAACTGGCTAAAACCAGCTGGCTTGGTAACATTGACTCCAGCAAAGAACATTGACATACCAGGTTTCAATCCCAGTAACTTCAACTGTTGTGTAAACTCGTTTTGGCGACGGATAGATTCATTGCACCTTAAGCGCAGACATATCGCTAGTCCTTGGTTTTCCAGCCATTGCCCTAATTCAACTGAGCAAAACTCTCTATCACCTAAAACAGTAACTTGATAGTCTTTAAGTAGCGGTAAGACGTTGGTAAATATGGCTTGTTGCTGAGTGAAGCTACTGTTACCCTTGCGCTGAAGAAATTGCCAATGTAGCGGGATAGCTCGCTGCTGCCAAATAATGCTTACCATCAGCAAATTTAATTCACGCCATTGTGTTCGCTCAACTACAACAGTTAACTCTTTACTGCTTGAAAAGTAGCTCGTTAGTAAGTAGTTGATGAGCGCAAACCACACTGATGAAGTTGTCAATTTTGGAGATAGTAAAAAC comes from Gloeocapsopsis sp. IPPAS B-1203 and encodes:
- a CDS encoding IS4 family transposase; amino-acid sequence: MLPKFYQTHLRSLLNANQYILLNLLVELLQGQKQVRLERLAANLPLPILFESRRRQLQRFLLSPKLTTSSVWFALINYLLTSYFSSSKELTVVVERTQWRELNLLMVSIIWQQRAIPLHWQFLQRKGNSSFTQQQAIFTNVLPLLKDYQVTVLGDREFCSVELGQWLENQGLAICLRLRCNESIRRQNEFTQQLKLLGLKPGMSMFFAGVNVTKPAGFSQFNVACKWKRNYRQKQTTEGWFLLTNLTNLSSAITAYQQRSGIECMFRDCKSGGYNLESCHAIETRLSAIVLLIAIAYTSAIIQGVNIRTSKVERYICRPKESGRSQRRHSNFWVGLYGQAWLNNLQLCVDWVGQWMRSNRNKRLYYQQGLRAIDLIQLAF